The Nitrogeniibacter aestuarii genome has a window encoding:
- a CDS encoding HAD family hydrolase, whose amino-acid sequence MSFKAILFDLDGTLADTAPDMGGALNSLRRECGLEPLPMAALRPHTSAGTRGMLRVGFGLSPADKAYGPLAERYLDIYAERLCVNTRIFADLEPVLSSLEARGTLWGVVTNKPRRFTEPLLDALKVSTRSACIVSGDSAKRPKPAPDPMILAAQKISLAVTECLYVGDDLRDIEAGSAAGMKTVAVRWGYLGVDSPIESWGADWIIDEPAQLLELG is encoded by the coding sequence GTGAGCTTTAAGGCAATCCTCTTCGACCTGGATGGCACACTTGCCGACACAGCACCGGATATGGGGGGCGCCCTCAATTCATTGCGGCGCGAGTGCGGCCTTGAGCCACTTCCGATGGCGGCATTGCGCCCCCACACGTCAGCAGGCACACGTGGCATGCTTCGGGTGGGCTTCGGACTCTCCCCGGCCGACAAAGCTTATGGGCCGCTTGCCGAGCGTTATCTGGACATCTACGCAGAGCGCCTCTGCGTTAACACCCGGATTTTCGCCGACCTTGAACCTGTACTCTCATCCTTGGAGGCGAGGGGTACTCTATGGGGCGTGGTCACCAACAAACCACGCCGGTTTACCGAACCCCTCCTTGATGCACTCAAGGTTTCGACGCGTAGTGCCTGCATCGTCAGCGGAGACAGTGCAAAGCGCCCGAAACCCGCACCCGACCCCATGATTCTGGCTGCTCAGAAAATCAGCCTTGCCGTCACCGAATGCCTCTATGTTGGCGATGACCTCAGGGACATCGAAGCCGGCAGCGCCGCCGGCATGAAAACGGTCGCTGTACGATGGGGCTATCTTGGCGTTGATTCACCCATTGAATCCTGGGGCGCTGACTGGATCATTGACGAGCCAGCCCAACTACTGGAACTCGGCTGA
- a CDS encoding OmpA family protein, whose product MIKQMKKQLTMAAAAAALGITATAAIAADDIVVTGKGEIPYVIDGRNVVARSGYDLCWRTGYWTPAAAANVAAGEFPVGCGCDGDLMPKDACVAPMAAAEPAAPAAPAPKPSADKVKLAADALFDFDKAVLKPEGKSKLDRLASQAEALKLEVILAVGHTDRLGSASYNQKLSEKRAAAVKDYLVGKGIEANRIYTEGKGETQPVTTDNCKNNLGRKKLIECLQPDRRVEIEVIGSK is encoded by the coding sequence ATGATCAAACAAATGAAAAAACAGCTCACGATGGCTGCTGCGGCTGCTGCACTGGGTATCACCGCAACTGCTGCCATCGCAGCGGACGACATCGTCGTGACCGGCAAGGGCGAAATCCCGTACGTGATCGACGGCCGCAACGTTGTTGCGCGCAGTGGCTATGACCTGTGCTGGCGCACCGGTTACTGGACCCCGGCCGCAGCTGCGAATGTCGCTGCTGGCGAGTTCCCGGTCGGTTGTGGTTGCGACGGTGACCTGATGCCGAAAGACGCTTGTGTGGCTCCAATGGCTGCCGCCGAGCCTGCAGCTCCGGCTGCTCCGGCACCGAAGCCCTCCGCTGACAAGGTCAAGCTGGCTGCTGACGCCCTGTTCGATTTCGACAAGGCTGTTCTGAAGCCGGAAGGCAAGTCCAAGCTGGATCGTCTTGCATCCCAGGCTGAAGCCCTGAAACTGGAAGTGATCCTGGCTGTCGGCCACACCGACCGTCTCGGCTCCGCTTCCTACAACCAGAAACTGTCCGAAAAGCGCGCTGCTGCCGTCAAGGACTATCTGGTCGGCAAGGGTATCGAAGCCAACCGTATCTACACCGAAGGCAAGGGTGAAACCCAGCCAGTGACGACCGACAACTGCAAGAACAACCTGGGCCGCAAGAAGCTCATCGAGTGCCTGCAGCCGGACCGTCGTGTTGAGATCGAAGTGATCGGTTCCAAGTAA
- a CDS encoding TRZ/ATZ family hydrolase — MSTTADQLLTARWIVPVEPANVVLENHSVAIKDGRIVDLLPRDQAQVRYPDAKEQVMNEHVLIPGLINAHAHAAMSLLRGLADDLPLMQWLEEAIWPAEGKYVSPQFVRDGSLLAAAEMLRGGITTCNEMYFFPDAAAEAFDTTGMRAVIGVTAIEFPTPYASNVDEYLKKGLAARDNWRGHERIRFSMAPHAPYTVSDDTFRRIANLANELDTVIHVHVHETAFEVEESLKQHGMRPLERLARLGIAGPGMIAVHAVHLDNQDIDILATHGASVAHCPSSNMKLASGIAPVSALIDRGVKVALGTDGAASNNRLDLFSEMRHAALLAKVSTGNASTLPAARVLRMATLDGAEALGMEKDIGSLEIGKLADICAVRLSEIETQPCFNPISHLVYCAGREHVTDVWVGGTLVVGEKQVLQKPNSELLAIARVWQNKLGN, encoded by the coding sequence ATGAGCACTACCGCCGACCAACTGCTCACGGCCCGCTGGATTGTTCCGGTCGAACCGGCAAATGTGGTGCTGGAAAACCACAGCGTCGCCATTAAAGACGGCCGGATTGTCGATCTGTTGCCGCGCGATCAGGCGCAAGTTCGCTACCCCGACGCCAAAGAGCAGGTCATGAACGAACATGTACTGATCCCGGGCCTCATCAATGCTCACGCCCATGCAGCCATGAGCCTGCTCCGCGGCCTGGCGGACGACCTGCCCCTCATGCAGTGGCTTGAAGAGGCAATCTGGCCTGCCGAAGGCAAATACGTCAGCCCTCAGTTCGTTCGGGACGGCAGCCTGCTGGCCGCCGCCGAGATGCTGCGCGGCGGCATCACCACCTGCAACGAAATGTATTTTTTCCCGGATGCGGCGGCCGAGGCCTTTGACACAACCGGAATGCGGGCAGTCATCGGCGTAACTGCGATCGAATTTCCGACCCCTTACGCCAGCAACGTAGACGAATATCTCAAAAAGGGACTGGCCGCCCGTGACAACTGGCGTGGTCATGAACGGATACGTTTCTCGATGGCGCCACATGCGCCCTACACCGTCTCCGATGACACATTCCGCCGAATCGCCAATCTCGCTAACGAGCTTGATACAGTGATCCACGTTCATGTGCATGAGACGGCGTTTGAAGTCGAGGAAAGCCTGAAGCAGCACGGCATGCGCCCGCTGGAGCGGCTGGCCAGACTCGGTATCGCAGGGCCCGGCATGATCGCGGTCCACGCCGTCCATCTAGACAATCAGGACATAGACATCCTCGCCACCCATGGCGCGAGCGTCGCGCACTGCCCATCCTCGAACATGAAACTCGCTTCGGGGATCGCACCCGTCAGCGCCCTGATTGACCGAGGCGTGAAAGTCGCGCTGGGCACGGATGGCGCTGCCAGCAACAATCGACTCGACCTGTTCAGCGAAATGCGCCATGCGGCCTTGCTGGCCAAGGTCTCCACCGGAAACGCGTCAACCTTGCCTGCTGCCCGCGTTTTACGCATGGCCACCCTCGATGGCGCCGAGGCGCTGGGCATGGAAAAAGATATCGGATCACTGGAAATCGGGAAACTCGCCGATATATGCGCTGTCAGATTGTCAGAAATCGAAACACAACCCTGCTTTAACCCGATTTCGCATCTGGTGTACTGTGCAGGCCGCGAGCACGTGACCGACGTTTGGGTGGGCGGAACGCTTGTGGTGGGAGAAAAACAAGTGTTGCAAAAACCCAACAGCGAATTGCTCGCCATCGCACGCGTATGGCAGAATAAGCTCGGTAATTAA
- the ubiG gene encoding bifunctional 2-polyprenyl-6-hydroxyphenol methylase/3-demethylubiquinol 3-O-methyltransferase UbiG has product MNADPAELQKFSEIAHRWWDPESEFRPLHEINPLRLDWIDGIVSLEGKRVIDVGCGGGILAEGMAFRGANVTGIDLGEKALSVARLHLHESGLDIDYQHISAEDMADTNPDAFDVVTCLEMLEHVPDPASIVAACARMVKPGGHVFFSTINRNAKAYLLAVIGAEYVLNLLPRGTHDYAKFIKPSELSRMARVNGLATRTMCGLTYNPITKVYALGNDTGVNYLMHTQREL; this is encoded by the coding sequence ATGAACGCCGATCCAGCAGAGTTGCAAAAATTCAGTGAAATAGCCCATCGGTGGTGGGACCCGGAATCAGAATTTCGCCCGCTGCACGAAATCAATCCCCTACGCCTCGATTGGATCGACGGCATTGTCTCGCTCGAAGGGAAGCGCGTGATTGATGTTGGCTGCGGCGGCGGCATTCTTGCCGAGGGCATGGCGTTCCGGGGCGCCAACGTGACAGGCATCGACCTCGGGGAAAAAGCACTCAGTGTTGCCAGGCTTCACCTGCACGAATCAGGGCTTGACATCGATTATCAACACATCAGCGCAGAAGACATGGCGGACACGAATCCTGACGCTTTCGATGTTGTCACCTGTCTCGAAATGCTTGAGCACGTGCCTGATCCGGCCAGCATTGTCGCCGCGTGTGCGCGCATGGTGAAGCCGGGCGGCCACGTCTTCTTTTCAACGATCAATCGCAATGCAAAAGCGTATCTGCTGGCCGTAATCGGCGCAGAGTACGTCCTCAATTTGCTGCCTCGCGGAACGCATGATTACGCGAAATTCATCAAGCCCTCCGAACTGAGTCGCATGGCGCGCGTCAATGGCCTTGCAACACGCACCATGTGCGGTCTCACGTACAACCCGATCACCAAGGTGTACGCCCTGGGCAATGACACCGGCGTAAATTACCTGATGCATACACAGCGTGAGCTTTAA